One Helianthus annuus cultivar XRQ/B chromosome 7, HanXRQr2.0-SUNRISE, whole genome shotgun sequence genomic region harbors:
- the LOC110867271 gene encoding uncharacterized protein LOC110867271: MASGGNTDTTERITRSELNKMISDEVTRVIDANVSKLAQAVEGQVLSTVENMITGKVDELKEMIAGIQGKKEARRCTYKDLMACKPTTFNGEIDPIECQRWIANIEGVFIRSHCDKEDQVMFATGQLLRRAKDWWDSYSKEIGENRVQTLTWQEFKQPFVKYHCPQSAVDRIQEDFLRLRQRDESVNEITNTFLDQLKFCEEIVGTERKKIIRYHGMLKAEIREFITPSKCETLDEIIDLARDREIEIKRQDERGEKRQAEKGSTQSSSKKPKTQDQGKKEASKGGFPRCKTCGKPHSGECLLGRKGCYNCGQEGHPYYNCPNPKRVCYNCNESGHVKADCPKLKQGVKKEGKKEEPAKAKGRMFQISTEEARAHPNVVSGIYMINSIPTYILFDTGASRSFISSELARFPLFTIERMCTPLEVEIADCKSYLLHEICRGSKITIDDEDFDIDLIPMVLGEFKVVVGMD, translated from the coding sequence ATGGCAAGTGGAGGAAACACGGATACTACCGAACGTATAACTCGAAGCGAGTTAAACAAGATGATCTCGGATGAAGTAACGAGGGTAATTGATGCAAACGTTTCCAAGCTAGCACAAGCGGTGGAGGGTCAAGTACTAAGCACGGTAGAGAATATGATCACGGGCAAGGTGGATGAATTGAAGGAAATGATAGCCGGAATTCAAGGCAAGAAAGAGGCAAGACGGTGCACCTACAAGGATTTGATGGCATGTAAGCCTACGACCTTTAACGGGGAAATTGATCCCATAGAATGCCAAAGATGGATAGCTAACATTGAAGGGGTGTTCATTCGGAGTCATTGTGACAAGGAAGATCAAGTCATGTTTGCCACGGGGCAACTTTTACGAAGGGCTAAAGATTGGTGGGACTCGTATAGTAAGGAGATCGGAGAAAATCGAGTTCAAACTTTGACTTGGCAAGAATTCAAACAACCTTTTGTCAAGTATCATTGTCCACAATCAGCGGTGGATCGAATCCAAGAAGACTTTCTCCGACTCCGACAAAGGGATGAATCTGTCAATGAGATCACGAACACCTTCCTTGATCAACTGAAGTTTTGTGAAGAAATAGTTGGGACGGAGAGAAAGAAGATTATACGTTATCATGGCATGCTGAAGGCTGAAATTCGGGAGTTCATAACTCCTTCAAAATGTGAAACTTTGGACGAGATCATCGATCTAGCGAGGGATAGGGAAATTGAAATAAAAAGGCAAGACGAACGTGGAGAGAAAAGGCAAGCCGAGAAGGGGTCAACACAAAGCTCATCTAAGAAACCCAAAACGCAGGATCAAGGAAAGAAAGAAGCTTCCAAGGGAGGTTTTCCACGATGTAAGACATGTGGAAAACCCCATTCGGGTGAATGTTTGTTGGGAAGGAAGGGGTGTTACAATTGCGGGCAAGAAGGGCATCCATACTATAACTGTCCGAATCCCAAGAGGGTATGCTATAATTGTAACGAATCGGGCCATGTGAAAGCTGATTGCCCAAAGCTTAAACAAGGAGTGAAGAAGGAAGGAAAGAAAGAAGAACCCGCGAAAGCTAAGGGAAGAATGTTCCAAATCTCCACGGAAGAAGCGAGAGCTCACCcgaatgtggtctcaggtatctaTATGATAAACTCTATACCCActtatatattatttgataccgGAGCTAGTAGATCATTTATTTCTAGTGAGCTTGCACGTTTCCCTTTATTCACGATAGAAAGAATGTGTACACCTCTCGAAGTAGAAATTGCCGACTGTAAGAGTTACCTTTTGCACGAAATATGTAGAGGTAGTAAAATCACTATAGATGATGAAGATTTTGATATTGATTTGATTCCCATGGTTTTGGGAGAATTTAAAGTAGTGGTAGGTATGGATTAG